From the Acidimicrobiia bacterium genome, one window contains:
- a CDS encoding amidohydrolase family protein, whose product MSSSENSRSIRERLDHPVIDIDGHCIEFFPGLAPYLRDEGVDLESPSLRRLLPPYFGPDTDWHALSASERADARAARPPWWGSPARNTRDLATAMFPGLLYERLDELGIDVSVVYPSVGLAFLHLWEEAERRGACRALNRANAATFADYADRLVPVAAIPMHTPDEAIAELEHAVGTLGFKAVLLAGYVQRPVRTVVDAHPDLAPWLTWLDMYGIDSAYDYDPVWQKCVDLGVAVAFHSGSIGWGSRRSISSYMYNHIGHLAEGQHALCKSLFLGGVTRRFPELNFAFLEGGVAWAATLLSDLIGHWEKRNRVALAHLDPAAIDKTLFFELMDQYGGALVAGSEPMRVSRPREDPALLDEFAACEIETAHDIVDGFVPRFFFGCEADDPLTSSAFNTKVNPFGSRLGAMFGSDVAHWDVPDMSEVLEEAWEMVDHGWIDETDFRDFVFTNPVRFFTRANPAFFDGTVVEHDVARGLSADGRA is encoded by the coding sequence GTGAGCAGCTCGGAAAACTCCCGCTCCATCCGCGAGCGTCTCGATCATCCCGTCATCGACATCGACGGCCACTGCATCGAGTTCTTCCCGGGGCTCGCGCCCTATCTGCGCGACGAGGGCGTCGACCTCGAGAGCCCGAGTCTGCGCCGGTTGCTGCCGCCGTACTTCGGCCCCGACACCGACTGGCACGCGTTGAGCGCGAGCGAGCGTGCCGACGCGCGCGCGGCACGACCGCCGTGGTGGGGTTCACCCGCGCGCAACACCCGCGATCTCGCCACCGCGATGTTTCCGGGCCTGCTCTACGAACGACTCGACGAGCTCGGCATCGACGTGAGCGTGGTGTACCCGAGTGTGGGCTTGGCGTTCCTGCATCTCTGGGAGGAAGCCGAGCGGCGCGGCGCGTGCCGCGCGTTGAATCGCGCGAACGCGGCGACGTTCGCCGACTATGCCGATCGGCTCGTTCCGGTCGCAGCCATCCCGATGCACACACCCGACGAGGCGATCGCCGAGCTCGAGCACGCGGTCGGCACGCTGGGCTTCAAGGCGGTGTTGCTCGCCGGGTACGTGCAGCGCCCCGTGCGCACGGTCGTCGACGCGCACCCCGACCTCGCGCCGTGGCTCACGTGGCTCGACATGTACGGCATCGACAGCGCGTACGACTACGACCCCGTCTGGCAGAAGTGCGTCGATCTCGGTGTCGCGGTCGCCTTCCATTCCGGCTCGATCGGGTGGGGGAGCCGGCGCTCGATCTCGAGCTACATGTACAACCACATCGGTCACCTCGCCGAGGGTCAGCACGCGCTGTGCAAGTCGTTGTTCCTCGGCGGTGTGACTCGACGCTTCCCCGAGCTCAACTTCGCGTTCCTCGAAGGCGGCGTCGCGTGGGCCGCGACCTTGCTCTCGGATCTGATCGGGCACTGGGAGAAGCGGAACCGGGTCGCCCTCGCGCACCTCGATCCCGCGGCGATCGACAAGACGCTCTTCTTCGAGCTCATGGACCAGTACGGCGGCGCGCTCGTCGCGGGCTCGGAGCCGATGCGTGTGTCGCGCCCGCGAGAGGATCCGGCATTGCTCGACGAGTTCGCGGCGTGTGAGATCGAGACCGCGCACGACATCGTCGACGGCTTCGTGCCTCGCTTCTTCTTCGGCTGTGAGGCCGACGACCCGCTCACGAGCAGCGCCTTCAACACGAAGGTGAACCCGTTCGGCTCGCGGCTCGGGGCGATGTTCGGATCCGACGTCGCGCACTGGGACGTGCCCGACATGAGCGAAGTGCTCGAGGAGGCGTGGGAGATGGTCGACCACGGTTGGATCGACGAGACCGACTTCCGCGACTTCGTCTTCACCAACCCGGTTCGGTTCTTCACGCGCGCCAACCCCGCCTTCTTCGACGGCACCGTCGTCGAGCACGACGTCGCACGCGGCCTGAGTGCGGACGGTCGGGCGTGA
- a CDS encoding Xaa-Pro peptidase family protein, producing MPLPTSLDETLRELDLARMRRERFAKLQRAMREQSLDALLLLGTGNVIYASGAGNVLADNSRRYHDRIIVLVVAGEEQPHVFSSHRDGIPPELAADHAHPPLYPETDAGVAAMAATVKELTGGAATRIGIDDYTAPMWFALPKLLAPVELVDAGALLTDARVIKTPDEQECMRRSWEINESATYAAEQILRPGIRLTDLTGVFLRRLFELGATCNFLDPVFQAMPERIADGPWSTNDDVPFNLITVDHIVSEGDVVWTDTVMGYEGYASDVGRTWVAGRVSPTRRDLRTRWQEITDAVIEQLKPGVTGDVLTRLAIEANGGTKPWLDHFFLAHGLGLEGGEPQQVGADRGPESDEKFVLEPGMAIVVEPVTWLDGHAGWRCEELVFITDDGHERVSNYPNEGAE from the coding sequence ATGCCCTTGCCGACAAGCCTCGACGAGACACTCCGCGAGCTCGACCTCGCGCGCATGCGTCGCGAACGGTTCGCCAAGTTGCAGCGCGCGATGCGCGAGCAGTCGCTCGACGCGCTCCTGCTCCTCGGAACCGGCAACGTGATCTACGCGAGCGGTGCAGGGAACGTGCTCGCCGACAACAGTCGCCGCTACCACGATCGCATCATCGTGCTGGTCGTCGCCGGCGAAGAACAACCGCATGTGTTCAGCAGCCATCGCGACGGCATCCCACCCGAGCTCGCGGCCGACCACGCGCATCCACCGCTGTATCCCGAGACCGACGCGGGCGTTGCCGCGATGGCCGCAACGGTGAAGGAGCTCACGGGCGGCGCGGCGACGCGCATCGGGATCGACGACTACACCGCGCCGATGTGGTTCGCGCTCCCGAAGCTCCTCGCGCCGGTCGAGCTCGTCGACGCCGGTGCACTCCTCACCGACGCGCGCGTCATCAAGACGCCCGACGAGCAGGAGTGCATGCGGCGCTCGTGGGAGATCAACGAGTCGGCGACGTACGCGGCCGAGCAGATCCTGCGGCCCGGAATTCGTCTCACCGACCTGACGGGCGTGTTCCTTCGCCGCCTGTTCGAGCTCGGCGCGACCTGCAACTTCCTCGATCCCGTCTTCCAGGCGATGCCCGAGCGCATCGCCGACGGACCGTGGAGCACCAACGACGACGTGCCGTTCAACCTCATCACCGTCGACCACATCGTGAGCGAAGGCGACGTGGTCTGGACCGACACGGTGATGGGTTACGAGGGCTACGCGTCGGACGTCGGGCGCACATGGGTCGCGGGTCGCGTGTCACCGACGCGGCGCGACCTGCGCACGCGCTGGCAGGAGATCACCGACGCCGTGATCGAGCAGTTGAAGCCCGGAGTGACCGGCGACGTGCTCACGCGCCTCGCGATCGAGGCCAACGGCGGCACGAAACCGTGGCTCGACCACTTCTTCCTCGCGCACGGCCTCGGCCTCGAAGGTGGCGAACCGCAGCAGGTCGGCGCCGACCGCGGCCCCGAGTCCGACGAGAAGTTCGTGCTCGAACCGGGCATGGCCATCGTCGTCGAACCGGTGACCTGGCTCGACGGGCACGCGGGCTGGCGCTGCGAGGAGCTCGTCTTCATCACCGACGACGGCCACGAGAGAGTCAGCAACTATCCGAACGAAGGGGCCGAGTGA
- a CDS encoding M24 family metallopeptidase, whose protein sequence is MRGLLALEEGPRIDFDALRRARRARVVEMMDERGIDVLMCTRQGNARYVVGHRPLWRAVITPWAPMVTFVRSTLGIHLLAATWDDGLPADIPHENLNALTWNASNTVNAIRNIGGLADARRIAVDGMQPGLARLLGMLAPDAELVDGEAAMRRVRAVKLPAEIECLRTAIAMAEGALTTVADSLQPGTTELELKGRFQEAVCAYGINHPTYEGSFCATPRAGAADAPPFRRIPTARPVGAGELVAMTGSVQYAGYEGVAARTHPALGPSGNVTRAQQSLARRFHDAHDAVVAECTPGTLPSALVGAWTKSGEPRPPVPVAYGIGLGVEAPIVDDRPVHLDEPLAAGNVLVVQGYVWEPGVGGIFAADTVHVTDDGPERLTKLSHEPLSHDPRSHAPFGHEPTDGA, encoded by the coding sequence ATGCGCGGACTCCTCGCCCTCGAAGAAGGCCCGCGCATCGACTTCGACGCGCTCCGACGGGCGCGCCGCGCTCGGGTCGTCGAGATGATGGACGAACGCGGGATCGACGTGCTCATGTGCACGCGGCAGGGCAACGCGCGCTACGTCGTTGGTCACCGACCGCTGTGGCGCGCGGTGATCACGCCGTGGGCACCGATGGTCACGTTCGTGCGCTCGACGCTCGGCATCCACCTGCTCGCGGCCACGTGGGACGACGGACTTCCGGCCGACATCCCGCACGAGAATCTGAACGCGCTCACGTGGAACGCGTCGAACACCGTCAACGCGATCCGCAACATCGGTGGGCTCGCCGACGCGAGGCGGATCGCGGTCGACGGCATGCAACCGGGGCTCGCGAGGCTGCTCGGCATGCTCGCGCCCGATGCCGAGCTCGTCGACGGCGAAGCCGCGATGCGGCGCGTGCGCGCAGTGAAGCTTCCCGCCGAGATCGAGTGCCTGCGCACCGCGATCGCGATGGCCGAGGGCGCGTTGACGACCGTCGCCGACTCGCTGCAACCGGGCACCACCGAGCTCGAGTTGAAGGGTCGGTTCCAGGAAGCGGTCTGCGCCTACGGCATCAACCACCCCACGTACGAGGGTTCGTTCTGCGCGACCCCGCGCGCGGGCGCAGCCGACGCACCGCCGTTCCGGCGCATCCCCACCGCGCGCCCGGTCGGTGCCGGCGAGCTCGTGGCGATGACCGGAAGCGTTCAGTACGCGGGGTACGAAGGCGTCGCCGCGCGCACCCACCCGGCGCTCGGACCCTCGGGCAACGTGACGCGCGCCCAGCAATCATTGGCCCGTCGCTTCCACGACGCACACGACGCGGTGGTGGCCGAGTGCACACCGGGCACGCTCCCGAGTGCGCTGGTCGGCGCGTGGACGAAGTCGGGCGAGCCGCGACCGCCGGTTCCCGTGGCCTACGGAATCGGGCTCGGTGTCGAGGCTCCGATCGTGGACGACCGGCCCGTGCACCTCGACGAGCCGCTGGCCGCCGGCAACGTGCTCGTCGTGCAGGGTTACGTGTGGGAACCCGGCGTCGGCGGCATCTTTGCGGCCGACACCGTGCACGTGACCGACGACGGTCCGGAGCGGCTCACGAAGCTCTCTCACGAACCGCTTTCTCACGATCCGCGCTCTCACGCGCCGTTCGGTCACGAACCGACCGATGGGGCGTAG
- a CDS encoding helix-turn-helix domain-containing protein produces MIEPEPSTRDKLIDSAARLFAERGLDSVSLAEIVRESGQRNTSAVQYHFGGRDDLLLAILERYVPILRARRLELLAVADTSGSDVRAAAEAVVRPVTELAQRGWRERAYLQIGSELTATLDRAPRAVRAVLRKTAGFEAMALLAERCPPLPPEIWAERSRLMYPFIGRAAADRARRLDQLSPRAIAKDVLPDDRFVDNLVDMLLGAMTAPATPHRSVRDRTARESADREKAVRERAS; encoded by the coding sequence ATGATCGAGCCCGAGCCGTCGACTCGCGACAAGTTGATCGACTCCGCCGCACGGCTGTTCGCCGAGCGCGGCCTCGACTCCGTGTCGCTCGCCGAGATCGTGCGCGAGTCGGGTCAACGCAACACGTCGGCGGTGCAGTACCACTTCGGCGGCCGTGACGATCTGCTGCTCGCGATCCTGGAACGGTACGTGCCGATCTTGCGCGCGCGCCGCCTCGAGCTGCTCGCGGTCGCCGACACGTCGGGCTCGGATGTGCGCGCCGCGGCCGAGGCCGTCGTGCGCCCGGTCACCGAGCTCGCGCAACGTGGGTGGCGCGAGCGGGCGTACCTGCAGATCGGATCCGAGCTCACGGCGACACTCGACCGCGCGCCGCGCGCCGTGCGCGCGGTCCTGCGCAAGACCGCAGGTTTCGAAGCGATGGCGTTGCTCGCGGAGCGGTGTCCGCCGCTGCCGCCCGAGATCTGGGCCGAGCGCAGCCGGCTCATGTATCCGTTCATCGGTCGCGCCGCCGCCGATCGGGCGCGGCGGCTCGACCAGCTCAGCCCGCGCGCGATCGCGAAGGACGTGCTGCCCGACGACCGCTTCGTCGACAACCTCGTCGACATGCTGCTCGGCGCGATGACCGCGCCGGCTACGCCCCATCGGTCGGTTCGTGACCGAACGGCGCGTGAGAGCGCGGATCGTGAGAAAGCGGTTCGTGAGAGAGCTTCGTGA
- a CDS encoding aldehyde dehydrogenase family protein — MTVSLETATEWVRSIAARGLLVGAERIPSASGGTYAHHNPATGSLQAEVPLAGADEVNAAVDAARAALPTWRAMPIPDRIAVLLRLADLLERDREAAAAINALDNGTPVSVLDSGAYAASWTRYYAGWIDKIEGHVAPIYAPNHFDYVLPEPYGVVATIVPWNGPMMGMGHKVAPALAAGNVVVCKPPEIAPFGALRYAELALEAGLPAGVLNVIPGGAVTGDALVRHRGVDKISFTGGVATAKRVMAAAADALTPLTFELGGKSANIVFPDADLDLACAVASVLGAVALSGQGCALPTRLFVHDDVYAEVVARVVATVEGVTIGDPLDPSTLMGPVVTETACARVLGVIERAKSDGAGTLLTGGHRLRGPLADGYYIAPTVFGDVDDTSDLAVNEVFGPVLSIMRFRDEDDVVERANRSDYGLAAYVYTRDASRAHRMARRLEVGAVTLNAYPFLSPTAPFGGHKQSGFGSEGGRAGIEEFLQRKNVLSGL, encoded by the coding sequence ATGACGGTGTCACTCGAGACCGCAACCGAGTGGGTGCGATCCATCGCGGCGCGCGGCCTGCTCGTCGGCGCGGAGCGCATTCCGAGCGCGAGCGGGGGCACGTACGCGCACCACAACCCGGCGACCGGCTCGCTCCAGGCCGAGGTGCCGCTCGCCGGGGCCGACGAGGTGAACGCGGCGGTCGACGCCGCGCGCGCCGCGCTCCCGACGTGGCGCGCGATGCCGATCCCCGATCGGATCGCCGTGTTGCTCCGCCTCGCGGATCTCCTCGAACGCGATCGCGAGGCCGCGGCCGCGATCAACGCGCTCGACAACGGCACTCCGGTCAGCGTGCTCGATTCCGGCGCCTACGCGGCGTCGTGGACGCGCTACTACGCGGGCTGGATCGACAAGATCGAAGGGCACGTCGCGCCGATCTACGCGCCGAATCACTTCGACTACGTGCTCCCCGAGCCCTACGGCGTGGTCGCGACGATCGTCCCGTGGAACGGCCCGATGATGGGCATGGGCCACAAGGTCGCGCCCGCGCTCGCGGCCGGCAACGTCGTCGTGTGCAAGCCACCCGAGATCGCGCCCTTCGGCGCGCTGCGGTACGCGGAGCTCGCGCTCGAAGCCGGGCTCCCCGCCGGCGTGCTCAACGTGATCCCGGGCGGCGCCGTGACCGGCGACGCGCTCGTGCGCCACCGCGGCGTCGACAAGATCTCGTTCACCGGAGGAGTCGCCACGGCGAAGCGCGTGATGGCGGCGGCGGCCGACGCGCTGACACCGCTCACGTTCGAGCTCGGCGGCAAGTCGGCGAACATCGTCTTTCCCGACGCGGATCTCGACCTCGCGTGCGCGGTCGCGAGCGTCCTCGGCGCGGTCGCGTTGAGCGGGCAGGGCTGTGCACTGCCGACGCGTCTCTTCGTGCACGACGACGTGTACGCCGAAGTCGTCGCGCGGGTGGTCGCGACGGTCGAAGGTGTCACGATCGGCGATCCGCTCGACCCGTCGACGCTCATGGGCCCGGTCGTCACCGAGACCGCGTGCGCGCGGGTGCTCGGCGTGATCGAACGCGCGAAGTCCGACGGCGCGGGCACGCTGCTCACCGGCGGTCACCGCCTCCGAGGCCCGCTCGCCGACGGCTACTACATCGCCCCCACCGTGTTCGGCGACGTCGACGATACGAGCGACCTCGCCGTCAACGAGGTGTTCGGCCCCGTGCTCTCGATCATGCGGTTCCGCGACGAAGACGACGTCGTCGAGCGCGCCAACCGCAGCGACTACGGGCTCGCGGCCTACGTGTACACGCGCGACGCGTCGCGCGCGCACCGGATGGCCCGCCGGCTCGAGGTGGGCGCGGTGACCCTCAACGCGTACCCGTTCCTCTCCCCCACCGCGCCCTTCGGAGGCCACAAGCAGAGCGGCTTCGGGAGCGAAGGTGGGCGCGCCGGGATCGAGGAGTTCCTACAGCGCAAGAACGTGCTGTCGGGCCTCTGA
- a CDS encoding SDR family NAD(P)-dependent oxidoreductase, which yields MLRFEERVALVTGAGGGIGRATAQRFAAEGAAVVCADVDLSAAVQTVDSIATAGGNASAVPCDVADPASVTAAVAHAVDTFGGLHILANIAGVGAMASTRTLPLDDWNRTIAVNLTGTFLMCQAALEPLLAQGDGVIVNMASVAGLRATPYNAAYCASKGGVVMLTKSLAVEFGRQGLRVNCVCPSSVDTAFLGAMKIPDDADFSLFGRAGSIIKRKSEPEEIAGVIAFLASADAAMITGAAYVVDGGATA from the coding sequence ATGCTGCGATTCGAGGAACGGGTAGCGCTGGTGACCGGCGCCGGGGGCGGGATCGGGCGTGCCACCGCGCAGCGATTCGCGGCCGAGGGCGCCGCGGTCGTGTGCGCCGACGTCGACCTGAGCGCGGCGGTCCAGACCGTCGACTCGATCGCAACCGCCGGCGGCAACGCGTCTGCCGTGCCGTGCGACGTGGCCGATCCCGCGTCGGTGACGGCCGCGGTCGCGCACGCCGTCGACACGTTCGGCGGGTTGCACATACTCGCGAACATCGCGGGTGTCGGTGCCATGGCATCGACGCGCACCTTGCCGCTCGACGACTGGAACCGCACGATCGCGGTGAATCTCACGGGCACGTTCCTGATGTGCCAAGCCGCGTTGGAGCCACTGCTCGCGCAGGGCGACGGCGTGATCGTGAACATGGCGTCGGTCGCCGGCCTGCGCGCCACGCCGTACAACGCGGCGTACTGCGCGTCGAAGGGTGGCGTCGTGATGCTGACGAAATCGCTCGCGGTCGAGTTCGGCCGCCAAGGACTGCGCGTGAACTGCGTGTGCCCGAGCAGTGTCGACACGGCGTTTCTCGGCGCGATGAAGATCCCGGACGACGCCGACTTCTCCCTCTTCGGTCGCGCCGGGTCGATCATCAAGCGCAAGTCGGAGCCCGAGGAGATCGCGGGGGTGATCGCGTTCCTCGCGTCGGCCGACGCCGCGATGATCACCGGCGCGGCCTACGTCGTCGACGGTGGTGCGACCGCCTGA
- a CDS encoding enoyl-CoA hydratase: protein MSSEVLVDISDRIATITINRPEARNALNRAVRKQLPAAVNACEHDDNVDVMILTGTDPAFSAGVDLKEFGSGATRAAGEGFADMGARDADGRLPTKGALPPRSKLLIGAINGVAVTGGFEVALACDFLIASDRARFADTHARVGVMPGWGLTVLLAQRIGVARAREMSVTGNFIDAQQAYEWGLVNHVVPHEELLPFCRTVATDSISIDQHAVRRMLATYHESSETTVAEAWRIEDLVSREWEGAGFDPAAIEAKRAGILERGRSQIS, encoded by the coding sequence ATGAGTTCCGAAGTGCTCGTCGACATCAGTGACCGCATCGCGACGATCACGATCAACCGTCCCGAGGCGCGCAACGCGCTGAACCGCGCGGTCCGCAAGCAGCTGCCGGCGGCGGTGAACGCGTGCGAGCACGACGACAACGTCGACGTGATGATCCTCACCGGAACCGACCCCGCCTTCTCTGCTGGTGTCGACCTCAAGGAGTTCGGCTCGGGTGCGACCCGCGCGGCAGGCGAGGGCTTCGCCGACATGGGCGCGCGCGACGCCGACGGCCGCCTTCCCACGAAGGGCGCGCTGCCGCCGCGCTCGAAGCTCCTGATCGGCGCGATCAACGGCGTCGCGGTGACCGGTGGCTTCGAGGTCGCGCTCGCGTGCGACTTCCTCATCGCGTCGGACCGCGCGCGCTTCGCCGACACGCACGCGCGCGTCGGCGTGATGCCCGGCTGGGGTCTGACCGTGCTGCTCGCGCAGCGCATCGGCGTCGCGCGCGCTCGGGAGATGAGCGTCACCGGCAACTTCATCGACGCACAGCAGGCGTACGAGTGGGGACTCGTGAACCACGTCGTGCCGCACGAGGAGTTGCTGCCGTTCTGCCGCACGGTCGCGACCGATTCGATCTCGATCGACCAGCACGCGGTGCGGCGCATGCTCGCGACGTACCACGAGAGCTCGGAGACCACCGTCGCGGAGGCGTGGAGGATCGAGGATCTCGTGTCGCGCGAGTGGGAGGGCGCGGGCTTCGACCCGGCCGCGATCGAGGCCAAGCGCGCCGGCATCCTCGAACGCGGTCGCAGCCAGATTTCCTAG
- a CDS encoding alcohol dehydrogenase catalytic domain-containing protein, translated as MRALLYGVKPDPQPEPQEDNQLLRNLAHTPMRLVDLDDPPFLRPDWVVTKPRLTGICGSDSKQVFMDWGNEVGNPDNPMKGFFSLPQVLGHEVVADVVALGPETEGLAVGDRVVLNPWLSCGPRGVDPICPACQIGDFSLCWNFSVGPISPGIHTGTAKDATGGYADLMPAHDSMLFKVPDSVPDELAVFADPFAVSLHAITRHPPTPGGKVMVYGAGALGTCATAILRALYPDVEVLVVARFEAQAELARKLGATVIGHEPAITVIEEAAAWSGGVLVPSDGKPMAYPGAIDVVYDTVGKRETFEVAVRVLKARGTLVKAGVHGPTLWEDTPLYFKEISYVGSNAFGFEEVDGVRKHGIDHYLELVRDGRVDLTGMLTHRFHLEDWRDAFVALATQDDSGAIKVAFDFR; from the coding sequence ATGCGAGCACTGCTCTACGGGGTCAAGCCCGACCCGCAGCCCGAGCCGCAGGAGGACAACCAGCTCCTGCGCAACCTCGCGCACACGCCGATGAGGCTCGTCGACCTCGACGATCCGCCGTTCCTCCGGCCCGACTGGGTGGTCACGAAGCCCCGGCTCACCGGCATCTGCGGCTCGGACTCCAAGCAGGTGTTCATGGACTGGGGCAACGAGGTCGGCAACCCCGACAACCCGATGAAGGGGTTCTTCTCGCTGCCGCAGGTGCTCGGGCACGAGGTCGTCGCCGACGTCGTCGCGCTCGGTCCCGAAACGGAAGGCCTCGCGGTCGGGGACCGAGTGGTGTTGAACCCGTGGCTGTCGTGCGGACCGCGCGGCGTCGACCCGATCTGCCCCGCATGCCAGATCGGCGACTTCAGCCTGTGCTGGAACTTCTCCGTCGGACCGATCTCGCCCGGTATCCACACCGGCACCGCGAAGGACGCCACCGGCGGCTACGCGGACCTCATGCCCGCGCACGACTCGATGCTCTTCAAGGTGCCGGACTCCGTGCCCGACGAGCTCGCGGTGTTCGCCGACCCGTTCGCGGTGTCGTTGCACGCGATCACGCGCCACCCACCCACACCCGGCGGCAAGGTGATGGTGTACGGCGCCGGCGCACTCGGTACCTGCGCGACCGCGATCCTGCGCGCGCTGTACCCCGACGTCGAGGTGCTCGTCGTCGCGCGCTTCGAAGCGCAGGCCGAGCTCGCGCGCAAGCTCGGCGCGACCGTGATCGGTCACGAGCCCGCCATCACAGTGATCGAAGAGGCAGCCGCGTGGTCGGGCGGCGTGCTCGTGCCGAGTGACGGGAAGCCGATGGCGTACCCCGGCGCGATCGACGTCGTGTACGACACCGTCGGCAAGCGCGAGACGTTCGAGGTCGCGGTGCGCGTGCTCAAGGCGCGCGGCACGCTCGTGAAGGCGGGCGTCCACGGTCCGACCCTCTGGGAGGACACGCCGCTGTACTTCAAGGAGATCTCGTACGTCGGGAGCAACGCGTTCGGGTTCGAAGAGGTCGACGGCGTACGCAAGCACGGCATCGACCACTACCTCGAGCTCGTACGCGACGGCCGGGTCGACCTGACCGGCATGCTCACGCACCGCTTCCACCTCGAGGACTGGCGCGATGCGTTCGTTGCGCTCGCGACCCAGGACGACAGCGGGGCGATCAAGGTCGCGTTCGACTTCCGCTGA
- a CDS encoding phosphatidylinositol-specific phospholipase C1-like protein, with protein MVCVAAAVVLAACSSASKHESTPSTTAPANCAGWDGGSSGVATGDATTAADRCLRLNQVQVVGTHNSYHFRDEPSIFDTIKSFDKALADSIDYTHPVLPTQFSREGVRQIELDVFADPNGGRYAKPKLRELIDHVTTPIPGMSKPGFKVLHASDSDFNSNCLTFIACLDAVKGWSDAHRTHLPIAILVEAKDDPTVDPLKMGFVQPPPLTTSDFDALDAEIRSVFKPSDLITPDDVRGTHATLEEAVKAGGAWPTLGAARGKVLFLLDQSGQRERYIKGHPSLKGRVIFTNATPGEPDAAFVEMNDPTGANQAKIQELVREGYIVRTRSDADTVEARADDTKTRDLAISSGAQYVSTDYPAPDKAPFPGGFEVTLPGNRPWRCDPVNTGPACNSAVLDTR; from the coding sequence GTGGTGTGTGTCGCGGCGGCGGTCGTGCTCGCCGCGTGCTCGAGCGCGTCGAAACACGAGTCGACCCCGTCGACGACCGCACCCGCGAACTGCGCGGGCTGGGACGGTGGATCCTCGGGTGTCGCGACGGGTGATGCGACGACGGCCGCCGACCGGTGCCTGCGCCTCAACCAGGTGCAGGTGGTCGGAACGCACAACAGCTATCACTTCCGCGACGAGCCGAGCATCTTCGACACGATCAAGTCGTTCGACAAGGCGCTCGCGGATTCGATCGACTACACGCACCCCGTGCTGCCGACGCAGTTCTCACGGGAGGGCGTGCGCCAGATCGAGCTCGACGTTTTCGCGGATCCGAACGGCGGCCGCTACGCGAAGCCGAAGCTGCGCGAGCTCATCGATCACGTGACGACGCCGATTCCCGGAATGAGCAAGCCCGGGTTCAAGGTGCTGCACGCGTCCGACTCGGACTTCAACAGCAACTGCCTCACGTTCATCGCGTGCCTCGACGCGGTGAAGGGCTGGTCCGACGCGCACCGAACGCACCTCCCGATCGCGATCCTCGTCGAGGCGAAGGACGACCCCACGGTCGATCCGCTGAAGATGGGATTCGTGCAGCCTCCGCCGCTCACGACCTCCGACTTCGACGCGCTCGACGCCGAGATTCGTTCCGTGTTCAAGCCTTCCGACCTCATCACGCCCGACGACGTGCGCGGCACGCACGCGACGTTGGAGGAAGCCGTCAAGGCCGGCGGCGCATGGCCGACGCTCGGCGCGGCGCGCGGCAAGGTGCTCTTCCTGCTCGACCAGTCGGGGCAGCGCGAGCGCTACATCAAGGGGCACCCGAGCCTGAAGGGACGCGTCATCTTCACCAACGCGACGCCGGGTGAGCCCGACGCCGCCTTCGTCGAGATGAACGATCCGACGGGCGCGAACCAGGCGAAGATCCAGGAGCTCGTGCGCGAGGGCTACATCGTGCGCACCCGTTCCGATGCCGACACGGTCGAGGCCCGCGCCGACGACACGAAGACGCGGGACCTCGCGATCTCGAGCGGCGCGCAGTACGTGAGCACCGACTACCCCGCGCCGGACAAGGCGCCGTTCCCCGGCGGCTTCGAAGTCACGTTGCCGGGCAACCGACCGTGGCGCTGCGACCCCGTGAACACCGGGCCGGCGTGCAACTCGGCGGTCCTCGACACCCGCTGA